One window of the Salvelinus fontinalis isolate EN_2023a chromosome 2, ASM2944872v1, whole genome shotgun sequence genome contains the following:
- the LOC129831121 gene encoding serotonin N-acetyltransferase-like produces the protein MTHQVSRSPFLKPFYTRTPVGGVIPRTQRRHTLPASEFRNLTPQDAISVFEIEREAFVSVSGECPLTLDEVLNFLSQCPELSLGWFEEGQLVAFIIGSGWGKERLEQEAMTQHIPETSAVHIHVLSVHRHARQQGKGSILLWRYLQYLRCVPGLRRALLACEEFLVPFYQKAGFKEKGPSAITVPNLTFQEMEYHIGGAAYARRNSGC, from the exons ATGACACATCAGGTCAGCCGCTCTCCGTTCCTCAAGCCCTTCTACACGAGGACCCCGGTTGGTGGGGTCATTCCGCGAACCCAGAGACGCCACACGCTCCCCGCCAGCGAGTTCAGGAACCTGACCCCACAGGACGCCATCAGCGTGTTCGAGATCGAGAGAGAAG CATTCGTCTCTGTGTCTGGCGAGTGTCCACTCACTCTTGACGAGGTGCTGAACTTCCTAAGTCAGTGTCCGGAGCTCTCCCTGGGCTGGTTTGAAGAGGGCCAGCTGGTGGCGTTCATCATCGGCTCAGGCTGGGGCAAAGAGAGACTGGAGCAG GAGGCCATGACCCAGCATATCCCAGAAACCTCAGCAGTGCACATCCACGTGCTGTCTGTGCACCGCCACGCTCGCCAGCAGGGTAAAGGTTCCATCCTGCTGTGGCGCTACCTGCAGTACCTGCGATGTGTGCCAGGCCTCCGGAGGGCCCTGCTGGCCTGTGAGGAGTTCCTGGTTCCCTTCTACCAGAAGGCAGGCTTCAAGGAGAAGGGGCCTTCTGCCATCACCGTGCCCAACCTCACCTTCCAGGAGATGGAGTACCATATCGGCGGAGCGGCCTACGCACGGCGGAACAGCGGCTGCTAG